In a genomic window of Alphaproteobacteria bacterium:
- a CDS encoding ceramidase domain-containing protein, producing MNNYIDIYCERLEPGLWAEPVNAVTNIAFFIAAFFSYRLAKRERALNSQTRILIILLCAIGLGSTLFHTLATPTAQRSDVLPIVLYQIFFVVFYALNVMRLNAFVTTVLFVVFLGSSAVMDQIPADILNGSAGYFPALVFLSGFALWQARHGKVEPKTLQYAALTFILSLIFRTMDREVCASFPLGTHFLWHSLNGVVLYLTTRAYILNQQKKP from the coding sequence ATGAACAATTATATCGACATCTACTGCGAACGCCTCGAACCGGGCCTGTGGGCCGAGCCGGTGAACGCGGTGACCAATATCGCCTTTTTTATCGCGGCCTTTTTCTCATACAGACTGGCCAAAAGGGAACGCGCCCTGAACAGCCAGACACGGATTCTGATTATTCTCCTGTGCGCCATCGGCCTAGGCAGCACGCTCTTTCACACCCTCGCCACGCCCACGGCGCAGCGCAGCGACGTCCTGCCCATCGTGCTGTATCAGATTTTCTTTGTCGTTTTTTATGCACTGAACGTGATGCGGCTGAACGCATTCGTAACCACGGTGCTGTTTGTTGTATTTCTAGGATCAAGCGCGGTGATGGATCAGATTCCAGCCGACATTCTCAACGGCTCCGCGGGGTATTTTCCCGCTCTTGTGTTTCTCTCCGGCTTCGCCCTCTGGCAGGCGCGGCACGGCAAAGTGGAACCCAAAACCCTGCAATATGCAGCGTTGACCTTTATCCTGTCCCTGATCTTTCGCACAATGGATAGGGAAGTCTGCGCCAGCTTCCCGCTCGGCACGCATTTCCTCTGGCATTCGCTGAACGGCGTCGTCCTCTACCTGACGACCCGTGCGTACATCCTCAACCAGCAGAAAAAGCCTTAG